In Clostridium sp. SY8519, one genomic interval encodes:
- a CDS encoding peptidylprolyl isomerase, with protein MAQNPIVTIEMENGDIIKAELYPDIAPNTVNNFISLIRRGFYDGVIFHRVIPGFMIQGGDPEGTGMGGPGYSIRGEFTHNGFQNDLAHDPGVLSMARTMAPNSAGSQFFIMHAKAPHLDGEYAAFGKVTEGMDAVDAIANQERDYNDRPRNRQMMKTVTVETFGVEYPEPEHA; from the coding sequence ATGGCTCAGAATCCAATTGTAACCATCGAAATGGAGAACGGCGATATAATCAAAGCAGAACTTTATCCTGACATTGCTCCAAACACAGTCAACAACTTCATCTCCCTGATCCGCCGGGGATTTTATGACGGTGTGATCTTCCACCGCGTCATCCCCGGCTTCATGATCCAGGGCGGCGATCCGGAAGGCACCGGCATGGGCGGTCCCGGCTACAGCATCCGCGGAGAATTCACCCACAACGGCTTCCAGAATGATCTGGCCCACGATCCCGGTGTCCTGTCCATGGCCCGTACCATGGCTCCGAACTCCGCCGGCAGCCAATTCTTCATCATGCATGCCAAAGCGCCCCATTTAGACGGGGAATATGCCGCCTTCGGCAAAGTTACGGAAGGCATGGATGCTGTTGACGCCATTGCCAACCAGGAACGGGATTACAATGACCGTCCCCGGAACCGTCAGATGATGAAGACTGTTACGGTAGAGACCTTCGGTGTGGAATATCCGGAACCGGAGCACGCATAA
- a CDS encoding ATPase, with protein sequence MDKYEYNLKLDQVKELIDQMDYVSAAAIADGINWHKVRNINTLGMIGHMYEKLDRLEDAKEIYQLAYDRAPAGRNALYRLTRIAIASGNVEEAEDYFHAFCENAPRDRMRYALAYQISCMKGEPIEMRIAILEDLKKKEYTEEWGYELAYLYYQAGQAENCVEACDELILWFGDGEYVRKALELKRCFRPLSEEQEARYQQILKEEKEKKEGEQAEPEQAEQPAAEEAPAPAEDPYAGKFDANTLRNELQESISQLQSAREKGVLDSTMEAIRRMVSDVPGMDENLKGAAPGVAGEITASVSETLKKNDSQIREKGAEQAAEAKNVDDVMAAWETTRAKAEEAIAAARKAEFDQSKTQALKEAGEIMDRLKEIIPHLQADIVPEKADVIGEQDAREAALEEERAAALAKQREAEEAERRAAKEAERAAAEAEHAAREAEKRAAAERARAAEAEHAAQAAERAAEEAREAARAAEQAAAEAEEALAAKEAAEEEMARAAVRAEKEARQAEAAQRAARKAAELEAEKMAEAKRIQQEADRKAAEEAAHAAAEAEARAAAEAAAQAAEEAREAAQSAAAAVAGQAAENAEKYGDLTEMEQPAPEEAQETVPEETSETAPEETEEAAPEEAEMTAPEGTGKTAPEETDQAEPEASAETDLEAVLLAETAASEAAYAEASEKEAEVSEPDAVETAETSDAGADPEQTAGTESDSTGSRNETGAERAAAVQQPAEPEASAEPKADTEESDAQAGEPEAADGEAAGDTAETRREELPEEFRAEVINPLEEVVLDETDQLSDLTEEQQERFSYFLKVRTMPTQIHEALEEVQKKSGNSITSLRGNITISGVEGTGKTVLATSLIKTIQELRKDEESQIGKISAASLNGKRRFEDLLPQLDGGYLIIEHAGDLRQETVEQIDSAMEKDTRGLTVILEDTEEGIEKVLAHSTRFANKFTARIAVPEFGIRELVEFGKAYAKEMECAIDEMGVLAMYNRISNILSAKHATSLSEVKDIVDEAIESAESGKSKKKFGRFFAKRYNENDFLILREQNFEKENN encoded by the coding sequence GTGGATAAGTATGAATACAATTTAAAACTCGACCAGGTAAAGGAACTGATTGATCAGATGGACTACGTGTCGGCGGCGGCCATCGCGGACGGCATCAACTGGCACAAAGTCCGCAATATCAATACCCTGGGGATGATCGGGCATATGTATGAAAAGCTGGATCGCCTGGAAGATGCCAAGGAGATTTACCAGCTGGCTTATGACCGCGCGCCGGCCGGCAGAAATGCGCTGTACCGTCTGACCAGAATCGCAATTGCCTCCGGCAATGTGGAGGAAGCAGAGGACTATTTCCACGCATTCTGTGAAAACGCGCCCCGGGACCGGATGCGCTATGCGCTGGCTTATCAGATCAGCTGCATGAAGGGTGAGCCGATTGAGATGCGCATCGCCATCCTGGAAGACCTGAAGAAAAAGGAATATACCGAAGAATGGGGCTATGAGCTGGCGTATCTGTATTATCAGGCGGGACAGGCGGAGAACTGCGTGGAGGCCTGTGATGAGCTGATCCTGTGGTTCGGTGACGGCGAATATGTCAGAAAGGCACTGGAGTTAAAACGCTGCTTCCGTCCCCTGAGTGAAGAGCAGGAGGCCAGATATCAGCAGATTCTGAAAGAAGAAAAAGAAAAGAAGGAAGGGGAACAGGCAGAACCGGAACAGGCAGAGCAGCCGGCAGCGGAGGAAGCACCGGCGCCGGCAGAGGATCCCTATGCCGGTAAATTTGACGCCAATACGCTGCGGAACGAACTGCAGGAGAGCATCAGCCAGCTGCAGTCCGCCCGGGAGAAAGGCGTGCTGGACAGCACCATGGAGGCCATCCGCCGTATGGTGTCAGATGTTCCGGGAATGGACGAAAACCTGAAAGGCGCGGCACCCGGCGTTGCCGGGGAGATCACTGCGTCGGTCAGTGAAACGCTTAAGAAAAATGACTCGCAGATCCGGGAAAAAGGAGCGGAACAGGCCGCAGAAGCCAAAAATGTCGACGATGTGATGGCGGCGTGGGAGACCACAAGGGCCAAAGCGGAGGAGGCCATCGCGGCAGCAAGAAAAGCAGAATTTGACCAGTCCAAGACGCAGGCGCTGAAGGAAGCCGGAGAAATCATGGACCGTCTGAAGGAGATTATCCCCCATCTGCAGGCGGATATCGTACCGGAAAAAGCGGATGTAATCGGGGAACAGGATGCCCGTGAGGCTGCGCTGGAAGAGGAGAGAGCCGCCGCCCTGGCAAAACAGCGGGAAGCAGAAGAGGCAGAGCGCAGAGCCGCGAAAGAAGCGGAGCGTGCTGCTGCGGAGGCGGAACATGCTGCAAGAGAAGCGGAAAAACGTGCGGCTGCAGAGCGGGCGCGCGCCGCAGAGGCCGAGCATGCAGCCCAGGCGGCTGAAAGAGCGGCGGAGGAAGCCCGGGAAGCTGCGCGGGCAGCCGAACAGGCAGCCGCGGAAGCGGAAGAGGCACTGGCTGCGAAAGAAGCCGCAGAGGAAGAAATGGCCCGGGCGGCAGTCAGGGCAGAAAAAGAAGCCAGACAGGCAGAAGCCGCGCAGCGCGCAGCCCGCAAAGCCGCGGAACTGGAAGCGGAAAAGATGGCGGAAGCAAAGAGAATCCAGCAGGAAGCAGACCGGAAAGCCGCGGAGGAAGCAGCCCATGCCGCTGCCGAAGCAGAGGCCAGAGCAGCTGCGGAAGCTGCGGCCCAGGCGGCAGAGGAAGCCCGGGAAGCTGCGCAGAGTGCTGCAGCGGCCGTAGCCGGACAGGCGGCGGAGAACGCGGAGAAATACGGAGATCTGACAGAGATGGAACAGCCTGCTCCGGAAGAAGCCCAGGAGACTGTTCCGGAAGAAACCAGTGAGACCGCCCCGGAGGAAACCGAAGAAGCCGCACCGGAAGAAGCTGAGATGACCGCCCCGGAGGGAACCGGAAAGACTGCACCGGAAGAAACCGACCAGGCGGAACCGGAAGCGTCCGCGGAGACGGATCTGGAAGCTGTCCTTCTGGCAGAGACAGCGGCTTCGGAAGCGGCTTATGCGGAAGCTTCCGAAAAAGAAGCAGAAGTATCCGAACCGGATGCCGTGGAAACAGCAGAAACTTCTGACGCCGGGGCAGATCCGGAACAGACCGCAGGGACAGAAAGCGACAGTACAGGCAGCCGGAACGAAACCGGGGCAGAGAGGGCCGCAGCTGTGCAGCAGCCGGCAGAACCGGAAGCTTCTGCGGAACCGAAAGCAGACACAGAGGAATCTGATGCACAGGCAGGCGAGCCGGAGGCAGCGGACGGTGAAGCAGCAGGAGATACCGCGGAAACCCGCAGGGAGGAACTTCCGGAGGAATTCCGTGCCGAGGTCATCAACCCGCTGGAAGAAGTGGTGCTGGATGAAACGGATCAGTTAAGTGATCTGACCGAAGAACAGCAGGAGCGTTTTTCCTACTTCCTGAAGGTCAGAACCATGCCGACACAGATCCATGAGGCACTGGAAGAAGTGCAGAAAAAGTCCGGCAATTCCATCACTTCCCTGCGTGGAAATATCACCATCAGCGGCGTGGAGGGAACCGGAAAAACCGTACTGGCCACCAGCCTGATCAAGACCATTCAGGAGCTGCGGAAAGATGAAGAATCCCAGATCGGAAAGATCAGCGCAGCGTCCCTGAACGGAAAACGCAGATTTGAAGACCTGCTGCCGCAGCTGGACGGCGGTTATCTGATCATCGAACACGCCGGCGATCTGCGGCAGGAGACAGTGGAGCAGATCGATAGCGCCATGGAAAAGGATACCCGCGGTCTGACCGTGATCCTGGAGGACACGGAAGAGGGAATCGAGAAGGTTCTGGCTCACAGCACCAGATTCGCGAACAAATTCACCGCGCGGATCGCAGTCCCGGAATTCGGCATCCGGGAACTGGTGGAATTCGGCAAAGCCTATGCGAAGGAGATGGAGTGCGCCATTGATGAAATGGGCGTCCTCGCGATGTACAACCGCATCAGCAATATTCTGTCCGCGAAACATGCCACCAGCCTGTCAGAAGTCAAGGATATTGTGGACGAAGCCATTGAAAGCGCGGAAAGCGGAAAATCCAAAAAGAAATTCGGCCGCTTTTTCGCGAAACGCTATAATGAAAATGATTTTCTGATTCTGCGGGAACAGAATTTTGAGAAAGAAAACAACTGA
- a CDS encoding hydratase codes for MKLYDNGVYLLDGTRLVEDGPDAQAQLAAAGRKADKASAAEATMAYGILKAHNTSGNMDQLKIKFDKLTSHDITFVGIIQTARASGLEKFPIPYILTNCHNSLCAVGGTINEDDHMFGLSCAKRYGGVYVPPHQAVIHQFAREMLAGGGRMILGSDSHTRYGALGTMAMGEGGPELVKQLLNKTYDIKRPEVVAIYLKGAPIAGVGPQDVALAIIKAVFKNGYVNNKVMEFVGPGVSALSADFRIGVDVMTTETTCLSSIWRTDDTIREFYETHGRTEDYKELNPGETAYYDGCVEVDLSEIRPMIAMPFHPSNAYTIAEVKDNLMDILEDVEKRAQVSLDGAVDYTLKDKVRDGRLYVDQGIIAGCAGGGFENICAAADILEGRSIGFDEFTLSVYPASMPIYMELIRNGAAAKLMDTGAVLKTAFCGPCFGAGDTPSNNGFSIRHSTRNFPNREGSKLQSGQIASVALMDARSIAATAANKGFLTGADELDVQYTGPKYHFDSTIYANRVFDSKGVADKSVEVKFGPNIKDWPEMVALTDNLILKVVSEIHDPVTTTDELIPSGETSSYRSNPLGLAEFTLSRKDPAYVGRAKEVQKAEKAREEGAEPYQALPELKAVVECIQKEYPEIREENTGIGSTIFAVKPGDGSAREQAASCQKVLGGWANIANEYATKRYRSNLINWGMLPFLIDEGDLPFANGDYLFVPGIRQAIQDKASDIPAYVVKDGRLSPFTLHMGSLTDDERTIILKGCLINYYRG; via the coding sequence ATGAAACTCTATGACAACGGCGTATACCTGCTGGATGGAACCAGACTGGTAGAGGATGGGCCGGATGCCCAGGCGCAGCTTGCCGCGGCAGGAAGAAAAGCGGATAAAGCCAGTGCAGCGGAAGCGACCATGGCTTACGGAATTCTGAAAGCCCACAATACTTCCGGAAATATGGATCAGCTGAAGATCAAATTTGACAAGCTGACCTCCCACGATATCACATTTGTCGGAATCATTCAGACGGCCCGGGCGTCAGGTCTGGAGAAATTCCCGATTCCCTATATTCTTACCAACTGCCACAACAGTCTCTGCGCGGTAGGCGGAACCATCAACGAAGATGACCATATGTTCGGCCTTTCCTGCGCAAAGCGGTACGGCGGCGTCTATGTACCGCCTCATCAGGCAGTCATCCATCAGTTTGCCCGCGAGATGCTGGCAGGCGGCGGCCGGATGATTCTGGGATCCGATTCCCATACCCGTTACGGCGCGCTGGGCACAATGGCCATGGGCGAGGGCGGTCCGGAGCTGGTAAAGCAGCTGCTGAACAAGACCTATGACATCAAGCGTCCGGAAGTGGTCGCCATCTATCTGAAGGGCGCCCCGATTGCCGGCGTAGGCCCGCAGGATGTGGCGCTGGCCATTATCAAGGCAGTATTTAAAAACGGCTACGTAAACAACAAAGTCATGGAATTTGTCGGCCCGGGCGTAAGCGCGCTGAGCGCGGACTTCCGGATCGGTGTGGATGTTATGACCACAGAAACCACCTGCCTGTCCTCCATCTGGCGCACCGATGACACAATCCGGGAATTCTATGAGACTCACGGCCGGACAGAAGACTACAAAGAACTGAATCCGGGCGAAACCGCATATTACGACGGCTGTGTGGAAGTGGATCTGTCAGAGATCCGTCCGATGATCGCGATGCCCTTCCATCCCAGCAATGCGTATACCATCGCGGAAGTGAAGGACAACCTCATGGATATCCTGGAGGATGTGGAAAAACGCGCCCAGGTCAGCCTGGACGGCGCTGTGGACTACACCTTAAAAGATAAAGTCAGAGACGGCAGATTATATGTCGATCAGGGAATTATCGCGGGATGTGCCGGCGGCGGATTTGAAAACATCTGCGCAGCGGCGGATATCCTGGAAGGCAGAAGCATCGGCTTTGACGAGTTTACACTGAGTGTATACCCGGCAAGTATGCCGATTTACATGGAACTGATCCGCAACGGCGCAGCCGCAAAACTCATGGATACCGGCGCCGTGCTGAAAACCGCCTTCTGCGGCCCCTGCTTCGGTGCGGGAGATACACCGAGCAACAACGGATTCTCCATCCGTCACTCCACCAGAAACTTCCCGAACCGGGAAGGCTCTAAGCTGCAGAGCGGTCAGATCGCTTCCGTAGCCCTGATGGATGCCCGTTCCATCGCGGCCACCGCGGCCAACAAGGGCTTCCTGACCGGCGCGGATGAACTGGATGTGCAGTACACCGGCCCGAAGTATCATTTTGACAGCACCATTTACGCGAACCGTGTCTTTGACAGCAAGGGCGTGGCAGACAAGAGCGTAGAGGTGAAATTCGGCCCGAATATCAAAGACTGGCCGGAGATGGTGGCGCTGACGGACAACCTGATCCTGAAGGTAGTATCCGAAATTCACGATCCGGTGACCACCACCGACGAACTGATTCCCTCCGGCGAGACGTCTTCCTATCGCTCCAACCCGCTGGGACTGGCAGAGTTTACCCTCTCCAGAAAAGATCCGGCTTACGTAGGCAGGGCGAAAGAAGTGCAGAAGGCAGAGAAAGCCCGGGAAGAAGGCGCAGAGCCTTATCAGGCACTGCCGGAACTGAAGGCAGTGGTGGAATGCATTCAGAAAGAATATCCGGAAATCCGGGAGGAAAACACAGGAATCGGCAGCACGATTTTTGCGGTAAAACCGGGAGACGGCTCTGCCCGGGAGCAGGCAGCCTCCTGCCAGAAGGTGCTTGGCGGATGGGCCAACATCGCCAACGAATATGCCACCAAGCGCTACCGCTCCAACCTGATCAACTGGGGCATGCTTCCGTTCCTGATTGACGAAGGGGATCTGCCCTTTGCCAACGGAGATTATCTGTTTGTGCCGGGCATCCGCCAGGCAATCCAGGATAAGGCATCGGATATTCCGGCATATGTGGTGAAGGACGGCCGGCTTTCGCCGTTTACCCTGCATATGGGCAGCCTGACGGATGATGAACGCACCATCATTCTGAAAGGGTGCCTGATCAACTACTACAGAGGATAA
- a CDS encoding AI-2E family transporter, with translation MNPEKNHGNNREKSNRKSSLRAYLPAALVVLLVIIVSIIVFFLIFRYKGTGSGLKSVITALQSVIIGFVIAYLINPIMMFFDRRFLARAQSRGKEINARTRKRIRAGAVAMAMLIFLGIIAALVIILVPQIVSGIADFVGNFNANVSSATKWMEQLEKSRPELALQIQNIYDQATGYLRKWLQEKVLSNSNLIEKITSSIYTIVRTAFNTLMGLIVAIYILMKKETFKAETKKLIYAVCRPRIGNYVMEVLRKTDDVFGGFFIGDILDSLIIGILCFLGMLILQMPYAAMIALFVGVTNLIPVFGPYFGAIPSAILIVMVDPWKALIFLAFIVVLQQFDGNILKPKVLGDTLGLNPFWIIFSIVLFGGLWGIPGFFLGVPMFAVIYYVIKRIVERLLRSQHLPEDTRSYQTLDHINPKSRQVVPHGDDVDETAFHLAAGMSSMRWGKKAEKRQQKQVQCPEQEEQQPEQEEQLKQEEKKDRP, from the coding sequence ATGAACCCAGAGAAGAACCACGGCAACAACAGAGAAAAATCGAACAGAAAGAGCAGCCTGCGGGCCTATCTGCCGGCAGCCCTTGTGGTTCTGCTGGTTATCATTGTCAGTATCATCGTTTTTTTCCTGATTTTTCGATACAAGGGCACAGGATCGGGGCTGAAAAGCGTCATAACCGCGCTGCAGTCCGTGATTATCGGTTTTGTGATTGCCTATCTGATCAATCCGATTATGATGTTTTTTGACCGCAGATTTCTGGCCCGGGCACAGAGCAGGGGCAAAGAGATCAACGCCAGGACAAGGAAGCGCATCCGCGCCGGTGCGGTGGCCATGGCGATGCTGATTTTCCTGGGGATCATCGCGGCCCTGGTGATCATTCTTGTCCCGCAGATTGTCAGCGGAATCGCTGATTTTGTAGGAAATTTCAATGCAAATGTATCCTCCGCCACCAAATGGATGGAACAGCTGGAAAAGAGCAGGCCGGAGCTGGCATTGCAGATTCAGAATATCTATGACCAGGCCACCGGTTACCTGCGCAAATGGCTGCAGGAGAAAGTGCTGTCCAACAGCAACCTGATCGAAAAGATCACCAGCAGCATTTACACAATCGTGCGGACTGCTTTCAATACGCTGATGGGGCTGATCGTGGCGATTTATATCCTGATGAAAAAGGAGACCTTCAAGGCAGAGACCAAGAAGCTTATCTACGCGGTCTGCCGCCCGCGGATCGGCAATTATGTCATGGAAGTGCTGCGCAAGACAGACGATGTGTTCGGCGGATTCTTTATCGGGGACATCCTGGACTCTTTAATCATCGGGATCCTGTGCTTCCTCGGCATGCTGATCCTTCAGATGCCGTATGCGGCGATGATCGCCCTTTTTGTAGGAGTGACCAATCTGATCCCGGTATTCGGGCCGTATTTCGGCGCGATTCCCAGCGCTATCCTGATTGTTATGGTAGATCCCTGGAAGGCGTTGATTTTCCTGGCCTTTATTGTAGTGCTCCAGCAGTTTGACGGGAATATCCTGAAACCGAAAGTACTGGGAGATACGCTGGGGCTGAATCCTTTCTGGATCATTTTTTCCATTGTGCTGTTCGGCGGCCTGTGGGGCATCCCTGGATTTTTCCTTGGAGTCCCGATGTTCGCGGTGATTTATTATGTGATCAAACGGATCGTGGAGCGCCTGCTGCGGTCCCAGCATCTGCCGGAAGATACCCGGAGCTACCAGACGCTGGACCATATCAATCCGAAAAGCAGGCAGGTGGTACCGCACGGGGATGATGTGGATGAAACCGCCTTCCATCTGGCGGCGGGGATGTCCAGCATGCGCTGGGGGAAAAAAGCCGAAAAACGGCAGCAGAAGCAGGTGCAGTGTCCGGAGCAGGAAGAGCAGCAGCCGGAGCAGGAAGAACAGCTGAAACAGGAAGAGAAGAAGGACCGGCCCTAG
- the glgB gene encoding 1,4-alpha-glucan branching protein GlgB has product MSNITEYDMYLFGCGTHYEIYRKLGAHPHREKGKTGVVFDVWAPHAREVYLIGEFNGWDETADPMRRLEPAGIYELFSDKARPGQMYKYLIVTQDGRKLYKADPYANYAELRPGTASRIADISKFTWTDEKWMTRRDDKEHAAVYEEPLAIYEVHPGSWKRHPGTEEDGFYSYRELAQELTAYVKDMGYTHVELMGISEYPFDGSWGYQVTGYYAPTSRYGTPEDFAWMVNYFHKHGIGVILDWVPAHFPKDAHGLADFDGQALYEYADPRKGEHPDWGTKIFDYSRTEVQNFLIGSALLWVEQYHVDGLRVDAVASMLYLDYGKEPGQWVPNRYGENKNLEAIEFFRHLNTLITGRNHGVMMIAEESTAWPQVTGSAEDGGLNFTYKWNMGWMHDFLDYMQLDPYFRKDNHHKMTFAMSYNTSEKYILVLSHDEVVHLKKSMLSKMPGSEQDKFRNLMVGYAFMMGHPGKKLLFMGQDFGQLREWSETRELDWYLLEETPHRQLHDFYRSLLHIYRRYPSMYTMDHDWEGFEWINADDGYRSIYSFVRHGKTGRNSLLFVCNFTPVAYPDYRVGVPKKKRYELILNSDDAAYGGSGEKRQKTYTAQASECDGREYSFAYPLPAYGVAVFKF; this is encoded by the coding sequence ATGAGCAATATCACAGAATATGACATGTATCTGTTTGGATGCGGCACCCACTATGAAATATACCGGAAGCTTGGCGCCCATCCGCACAGAGAGAAAGGAAAAACAGGCGTTGTTTTCGATGTGTGGGCGCCTCATGCCAGAGAAGTCTATCTGATCGGAGAGTTTAACGGATGGGATGAAACGGCGGATCCCATGCGTCGTCTGGAACCGGCGGGGATCTATGAGCTGTTCAGCGACAAAGCCCGTCCGGGACAGATGTATAAGTATTTAATCGTGACACAGGACGGCCGCAAACTGTACAAGGCCGATCCTTACGCGAACTATGCGGAACTGCGGCCGGGCACTGCCTCACGGATCGCGGATATCAGCAAATTCACCTGGACCGATGAAAAATGGATGACCAGGCGGGATGACAAGGAACATGCGGCAGTCTATGAAGAGCCGCTGGCGATCTACGAAGTGCATCCCGGATCCTGGAAACGCCATCCCGGCACGGAAGAGGATGGATTTTACTCCTACCGGGAACTGGCGCAGGAGCTGACCGCGTATGTCAAAGACATGGGATATACCCATGTGGAGCTTATGGGGATTTCCGAGTATCCGTTTGACGGTTCCTGGGGGTATCAGGTCACCGGCTACTACGCGCCGACGTCCCGATACGGCACACCGGAGGACTTTGCCTGGATGGTAAATTATTTCCATAAGCACGGAATCGGTGTCATTCTGGACTGGGTACCGGCACATTTTCCGAAGGACGCCCACGGCCTGGCGGATTTTGACGGACAGGCACTGTATGAATACGCGGATCCGCGAAAAGGGGAGCATCCGGACTGGGGTACAAAAATCTTCGACTATTCCCGTACAGAGGTTCAGAATTTTCTGATCGGCAGCGCGCTGCTGTGGGTGGAACAATATCACGTAGACGGCCTGCGTGTGGACGCGGTGGCCTCCATGCTGTATCTGGATTACGGAAAAGAGCCCGGTCAGTGGGTGCCGAACCGTTACGGCGAGAACAAAAACCTGGAAGCCATCGAATTTTTCCGACATTTAAATACGCTGATTACCGGCCGGAACCACGGGGTCATGATGATTGCGGAGGAATCCACCGCATGGCCGCAGGTGACGGGCAGCGCGGAAGACGGCGGACTGAATTTTACCTACAAATGGAACATGGGATGGATGCACGACTTCCTGGACTATATGCAGCTGGATCCGTATTTCCGGAAGGATAACCACCATAAAATGACCTTTGCCATGAGCTACAATACCAGTGAAAAATATATCCTGGTGCTTTCCCATGACGAGGTGGTGCATTTAAAGAAATCCATGCTGAGCAAGATGCCCGGTTCCGAGCAGGACAAGTTCCGCAACCTGATGGTGGGCTATGCGTTTATGATGGGACATCCGGGCAAGAAGCTTCTGTTTATGGGACAGGATTTCGGACAGCTGCGGGAATGGAGCGAAACCAGGGAACTGGACTGGTATCTGCTGGAGGAAACACCCCATCGGCAGCTCCACGACTTTTACAGAAGCCTGCTCCACATTTACCGCCGGTATCCGTCGATGTATACGATGGACCATGACTGGGAAGGCTTTGAGTGGATCAACGCGGACGACGGCTACCGCAGCATCTACAGCTTTGTCCGCCATGGAAAGACCGGCCGGAACAGCCTGCTTTTTGTATGCAACTTTACACCGGTGGCTTATCCGGATTACCGGGTGGGCGTACCGAAAAAGAAACGCTATGAGCTGATTTTAAACAGTGATGACGCGGCCTACGGCGGCAGCGGGGAAAAACGGCAGAAAACCTATACCGCCCAGGCTTCCGAATGTGATGGCAGAGAGTATTCGTTTGCCTATCCGCTTCCGGCTTACGGCGTGGCAGTTTTCAAATTCTAA
- a CDS encoding TM1266 family iron-only hydrogenase system putative regulator, with protein MDTRVAIIAVVVEDPDSTEALNQLLHDYAEYIIGRMGVPYQKKQVSLISIMVDAPQKVVSALAGKLGMLPGVSAKTLYAKV; from the coding sequence TTGGATACAAGAGTAGCAATCATCGCCGTAGTCGTGGAAGATCCGGACAGTACGGAAGCATTGAATCAGCTGCTGCATGATTACGCGGAATATATCATCGGCCGCATGGGTGTTCCGTATCAGAAAAAGCAGGTATCCCTGATCAGTATTATGGTGGACGCGCCGCAGAAAGTAGTCAGCGCTCTGGCCGGAAAGCTGGGGATGCTTCCGGGGGTTTCTGCCAAGACCTTGTATGCAAAAGTCTGA
- a CDS encoding phosphatase PAP2 family protein, which produces MSEILQYLQQFDGWILLMIQNHLRTEWLTPAMKFITTLGNQGILWIVLSVLLLIPRRTRRIGFLSLLALAITFCIVNLGLKNTVARVRPYETVAGLHRLISRQKDWSFPSGHAAASFAAGVMIFKGTRRWFGVPCLALAFLIAFSRLYVGVHYPSDVIAGALIGTLVSVLLFALFAGKKDKAREKKRRKKKKSW; this is translated from the coding sequence ATGAGTGAGATTTTACAGTACCTGCAGCAGTTTGACGGATGGATTCTCCTGATGATCCAGAACCACCTCCGGACGGAGTGGCTGACTCCGGCCATGAAATTTATTACAACGCTGGGCAATCAGGGAATCCTCTGGATTGTGCTGTCGGTGCTGCTTCTGATTCCGCGGCGCACCCGAAGAATCGGTTTTTTGTCCCTGCTGGCGCTGGCCATCACCTTCTGTATCGTGAACCTGGGCCTGAAGAATACCGTGGCCCGGGTACGTCCCTATGAAACAGTGGCAGGCCTGCATCGCTTGATCAGCAGACAGAAAGACTGGTCGTTCCCTTCCGGACACGCGGCGGCGTCATTTGCGGCGGGCGTGATGATCTTTAAGGGAACCCGGCGATGGTTTGGAGTCCCCTGCCTGGCCCTGGCGTTTCTCATTGCATTTTCCCGTCTGTATGTGGGGGTGCACTATCCGTCGGACGTAATCGCGGGGGCGTTGATCGGAACCCTGGTATCCGTGCTCCTGTTTGCGCTGTTCGCGGGGAAAAAAGACAAAGCACGGGAAAAGAAAAGAAGAAAAAAGAAAAAATCCTGGTAA